A stretch of the Elephas maximus indicus isolate mEleMax1 chromosome 3, mEleMax1 primary haplotype, whole genome shotgun sequence genome encodes the following:
- the LOC126071074 gene encoding olfactory receptor 7G2-like: MGYDLYVTVCHPRRYTIILNTCLCGLLSLLPLLTSIVNALLHSLMVLHLSFCTDLEIPRFSCELAQILKLTCSDTIINYILVYFVATVWGTVPLSGIICSYTRIFSSVLRMPSVGAKYKAFSTPGSHLSVVSLISQAGLGVYICSAFTHSSSKTAVASVKYSVVPQMMNPFIYSLRNRDMKGALRKMISRIPSF; the protein is encoded by the coding sequence ATGGGCTATGACCTCTATGTGACTGTCTGCCACCCACGGAGATACACCATTATCTTGAACACCTGCCTCTGTGGCTTGCTCTCCCTACTCCCCTTACTAACTAGCATTGTGAATGCCCTACTTCACAGTCTGATGGTGTTGCATCTGTCCTTCTGCACAGATCTGGAAATCCCTCGTTTCTCCTGTGAACTTGCTCAGATTCTCAAGCTCACCTGTTCTGATACCATCATCAATTACATCCTAGTGTATTTTGTGGCTACTGTATGGGGTACTGTTCCTCTCTCTGGAATCATTTGCTCTTACACTcggattttctcctctgttttgaGAATGCCATCAGTGGGTGCAAAGTATAAAGCATTTTCCACTCCTGGGTCTCACCTCTCAGTTGTTTCCTTAATCTCTCAGGCAGGCCTTGGTGTGTACATCTGTTCTGCATTTACACACTCTTCCAGCAAGACAGCAGTAGCCTCAGTGAAGTACAGTGTGGTCCCTCAAATGATGAACCCTTTTATCTATagcctgaggaacagggacatgAAAGGAGCCTTGAGGAAAATGATCAGTAGGATACCATCATTTTAG